Within Prosthecobacter sp., the genomic segment AGATTCGCTGAACCAGCCGAAGCTAAAATGCTTGAGGGAGTGTCACACTTTTACGGCGGTGGCGATGCTGCTCGACATGGGGATATCCGCCAGCGATCCATCGATGAAGGTGTGATGCCATAACTGGGTGGCGACGATGGCGGCGAGGCCCATTTCCACGGAGAGGCGAGGCAGGGAGCCGGGGCGCATTTGCCGGTAGGCTTTGCGCCAATGGCGCACGGCGGCGACATCGAAGTAGCCAGTGCGGCGCAGGGAGTCATCGCTCAACAGCTCGCCGATATATTTCGGCTCGGGATCGATGTGGAAACTGTCCAGCGGGGCGCGGAAGATGACTTTGTGACGGCGGGCGATGGACGGCGGCAGCCAGCGCTCGGCGACGAGGCGCAGCAGGTGTTTGTCGCGGAAGCCGCGCAGTTTCCAGCGCGGATGGAGTCTGGCGGTGAAGTCGAATACGTCTTCATCCAGGAAGGGATAGCGCACCTCCACGGAGGAGTGCATGGCGACACGATCTCCCTTCGCTTGCAGCAGATGACCGGCCAGCGTGACCCTTGCTCCGACCCAGAGGCCGCGATTGAGCGGATGCCAGCGGCTGGCGCGTTCGAGATTGATGCCGAGTCCAGCCCAAGGACGTGCGTGCGCCAGCACCGCGCGCATCGGCTCGGCATAGAAGCGCAGTTTGGCGAGGCCGAGCACGCCGTAGGAATCAATCCACGCATTGGGACCGCCGACGCATTCTTCCACGCTGTGGCGGAATGCGGCCGGATATTGCGGCACCTTGCTGAAACGCAGAAAGGCCCGGCGCACTTTGTCACTCAGCCGCATGCCGGGCATGACGTCGAGGATGCCGAGGATCTTGGCGATTTTATACCAGGGATAGCCGGCCAGCCATTCGTCGGCTCCTTCGCCGGTGAGCACCACTTTCTGGCCGTTGGCATGCACGCGCCGGGCGAGTTGCATCAAGGCAGCACAGGAAGTGTCGATCACCGGTGCTTCGGCGGCCTGAATCAACTCCGGGTAAGTCGCCAGTGCGTCGCTGGCGCGGAATTCCTGCACGATGGGCGGCTTGGTGCCGATGTGCTTGGCGGAGAGATTGGCTGCGCTGAGTTCATCGAGCGCGGGATCATCCACGCGGATGGTGTAGGTGTTGATTGCCGGGCCTTTGAGCTTGCAGGCCATGGCCACGATCATGCTGGAGTCGAGACCGCCAGAGAGATAGGCGCCCACCGGCACATCGGCACGCAGACGCTTGTCCACAGCGTTGAGCAGCAACTGCTCGAACTCATCCACCAGCTTGCGCGGATCTGTTTCGAGGTTTTCGTCGCCACGATCCGGGAAATCCATTTCCCAGTAGGCGTGATCCTCAATGACCGGTGCCGTACTGTTTCCGCCAGGCGTGATTTGCAGATAATGACCGGGAGACAGGAGGCGCACGTCTTCGAAACACGTCAACGGCCCCGGCATGGCGGCGAAGGTAAAAATTTGATCCAGGCCATGCAGGTCGGCTTTGGCCGTGACCATGCCGGAGGCGAGCAGGCCCTTGATTTCGGAGGCGAAGAGCAGCCAGTCGCCTTGTCGCGTCCAGTACAGCGGTGCGATGCCAAAGCGGTCGCGCCCTAACGTCAATTGCTGTCGGCGCACGTCATACAAGGCGATGGCAAACTGGCCGCGCAAGCGCGCGAACATGCCTTCCTGATGATCTTCCCACAGGTGGGGAATGATTTCCGTATCGCAGTGAGTGTGCAGACGATGTCCGCGTGCCGCCAGTTCCGCGCGTTTCTCAATGTGATCAAACAACTCGCCATTGAAAACCACGTACGCGCTCTGATCTTCATTCGTCATCGGCTGCTGGCCGTCCGCGAGACCGACGATGCTGAGCCGCCGTGATGCCAGGGCAACGCCTGGGCGATTGAAAAATCCCTCTTCATCCGGGCCGCGATGAACCAAGGCCCTGGCCATGCGCTGGATGATACCTTCGGGTACCATGCGCCGACCGCTCAAGTCTATCACGCCTGCGATGCCACACATGAGCCGACACTGTGGATTCGGATCAGGCTCGTCAAGGAATCACTGCTCCACAGCATGTCCCTTATCCCAAGACGCGGTTCAAACCTTACCTCAGCCGTGCAATGCATCAGGGAAACCCCCACTCCATTATGAAATTCAGCATCGCCCGATGCCTAAATGAGGTGGGAACCTCATTTATTTTGAGAGTTTGTCACTCCGTCAAGGCCAAGGCACTCCGCATTTCCGAATAGCGTCGGTAGCAAACAAACACATTATGGACACAAATCGTAACGAAGGTATTGCGATCATTGGGATTGGTTGCCGCTTTCCAGGAGGAGTGAATGATGCGGAGGCATTTTGGAAAATGCTTGTTGAGGGTCGTGACGCGGTGTCGGAGGTTCCGCCGG encodes:
- the asnB gene encoding asparagine synthase (glutamine-hydrolyzing), which translates into the protein MCGIAGVIDLSGRRMVPEGIIQRMARALVHRGPDEEGFFNRPGVALASRRLSIVGLADGQQPMTNEDQSAYVVFNGELFDHIEKRAELAARGHRLHTHCDTEIIPHLWEDHQEGMFARLRGQFAIALYDVRRQQLTLGRDRFGIAPLYWTRQGDWLLFASEIKGLLASGMVTAKADLHGLDQIFTFAAMPGPLTCFEDVRLLSPGHYLQITPGGNSTAPVIEDHAYWEMDFPDRGDENLETDPRKLVDEFEQLLLNAVDKRLRADVPVGAYLSGGLDSSMIVAMACKLKGPAINTYTIRVDDPALDELSAANLSAKHIGTKPPIVQEFRASDALATYPELIQAAEAPVIDTSCAALMQLARRVHANGQKVVLTGEGADEWLAGYPWYKIAKILGILDVMPGMRLSDKVRRAFLRFSKVPQYPAAFRHSVEECVGGPNAWIDSYGVLGLAKLRFYAEPMRAVLAHARPWAGLGINLERASRWHPLNRGLWVGARVTLAGHLLQAKGDRVAMHSSVEVRYPFLDEDVFDFTARLHPRWKLRGFRDKHLLRLVAERWLPPSIARRHKVIFRAPLDSFHIDPEPKYIGELLSDDSLRRTGYFDVAAVRHWRKAYRQMRPGSLPRLSVEMGLAAIVATQLWHHTFIDGSLADIPMSSSIATAVKV